The proteins below are encoded in one region of Borrelia hispanica CRI:
- the flhA gene encoding flagellar biosynthesis protein FlhA translates to MDLEKNSVLGYLGLNNKADLIVSVGLILIVAGFILPLPAFILDALIAINLMMSLLIILIVLYSKRPLDFSVFPTLLLVMTIFGLVLNISSTRLILIKGINFDGQMIRTFGTFVVGSSGTQGLVVGFIIFLIIIAVQFIVITKGATRVAEVAARFALDALPGKQMAIDSAYSSGNLTEEEATRQKNDLQSEVNFYGAMDGASKFVSGNVKVGFLITLINILGGLIVGVTLQGLNFNDAINNYVSLTVGDGLVSQLPALLISTATGLIVTRSISKNSFGGEIFEQFTSYAGIYWIVSGFLLFLAFLPGFPTLILILLGLLIGFFAYSLSNLSRDKELYEKQRAEEQILSYADKEITPVVPLDPLALEIGYNLVPIVDDSKTSELLDRIVKIRREIALEFGIVVPKIRIVDNMRLEPNEYSFKLRGVEIGHGEIKLGKFLVINVGLDSGLEGDLTKDPSFGLPSLWVNDDVREIAEKLGYTVVDPPSIIATHMTELIKRHSYEILTRQDVQNILDVFKKDYGAIVEEVVKDFSVGEIQRVLQGLLREQVSIRNLVTIFETIADFTNVTKDTFFLIEKCRQAIGRQIVNVYLDSNLELNVITINPEFEQKIIDSRFEANNDLVSSLEPSLKSKFLYELFKLVNEVQSQGYYPIILSSESARPVIRVLTSRELSDVVVISVLEVPKNVKVNVLKTVEVEE, encoded by the coding sequence TTGGACTTAGAGAAAAATTCTGTATTAGGGTATTTGGGGCTTAATAATAAAGCTGATTTAATAGTTTCAGTTGGTTTAATACTTATTGTTGCTGGCTTTATTTTACCTCTTCCTGCATTTATTTTAGATGCTTTGATTGCGATTAATTTAATGATGAGCCTTTTAATTATTCTTATTGTTCTTTATTCTAAGCGTCCGCTTGATTTTTCGGTTTTTCCAACACTTTTACTTGTTATGACTATTTTTGGTCTTGTTTTAAATATTTCTTCTACTAGATTAATTTTGATTAAAGGAATAAATTTTGATGGGCAAATGATAAGGACTTTTGGAACATTTGTTGTTGGAAGTTCTGGGACGCAAGGTCTTGTTGTAGGATTTATAATATTTCTTATTATCATTGCTGTTCAGTTTATTGTTATAACAAAAGGTGCTACTAGAGTTGCTGAGGTTGCTGCTCGTTTTGCTCTTGATGCTCTTCCTGGTAAACAAATGGCCATTGATTCTGCTTATAGTTCTGGTAATTTGACAGAAGAAGAGGCTACAAGACAAAAAAATGATTTGCAATCTGAAGTGAATTTTTATGGTGCTATGGATGGTGCTTCCAAGTTTGTTTCTGGGAATGTGAAAGTTGGATTTTTAATAACTCTTATAAATATTCTTGGAGGGCTTATAGTAGGAGTAACCCTTCAAGGTCTTAATTTTAATGATGCAATTAATAATTATGTGTCTTTAACTGTTGGAGATGGGCTTGTTTCTCAACTTCCAGCTTTATTGATTTCAACAGCAACAGGTCTTATTGTTACTAGATCGATATCAAAAAATAGTTTTGGAGGGGAAATTTTTGAACAATTTACTTCCTATGCAGGAATTTATTGGATTGTATCTGGATTTTTGTTGTTTTTGGCATTTCTTCCAGGATTTCCTACATTAATACTGATTCTTTTGGGTTTGTTGATAGGATTTTTTGCTTATTCGCTCTCTAATTTGTCTAGAGATAAAGAACTTTATGAAAAGCAGAGGGCTGAAGAGCAAATATTAAGTTATGCGGATAAGGAAATTACGCCAGTAGTGCCTTTAGATCCATTGGCTTTAGAGATTGGATATAATCTTGTTCCAATAGTTGATGATTCCAAAACATCGGAACTTCTTGATCGTATTGTAAAAATACGTCGTGAGATTGCTCTTGAATTTGGAATAGTTGTTCCTAAAATTAGAATAGTAGACAATATGCGGCTTGAACCAAATGAATATTCATTTAAACTTAGAGGAGTGGAGATTGGACATGGAGAGATTAAGTTAGGTAAGTTTTTAGTTATAAATGTAGGTTTGGATTCTGGTCTTGAAGGAGATCTTACAAAAGATCCGTCATTTGGTCTTCCATCTCTTTGGGTGAATGATGATGTTAGAGAAATTGCTGAGAAATTGGGCTATACTGTAGTTGATCCACCTTCAATTATTGCGACGCATATGACTGAACTTATTAAGAGACATTCTTATGAGATTTTAACACGTCAAGATGTTCAAAATATTCTTGATGTCTTTAAAAAAGATTATGGAGCTATTGTTGAAGAAGTTGTAAAGGATTTTTCGGTTGGAGAGATTCAAAGAGTGTTACAAGGTCTTTTGCGAGAGCAAGTTTCAATACGTAATTTAGTTACAATTTTTGAAACAATAGCTGATTTTACAAATGTTACTAAAGATACATTTTTTTTAATTGAGAAGTGTAGGCAAGCAATTGGAAGACAAATAGTTAATGTATATCTGGACTCTAATTTAGAACTTAATGTAATAACAATTAATCCAGAATTTGAACAGAAGATAATTGATTCGAGATTTGAGGCCAATAACGATCTTGTAAGTTCTCTTGAGCCAAGTTTAAAATCCAAATTTCTTTATGAACTCTTTAAGCTTGTAAATGAAGTTCAATCGCAAGGGTATTATCCTATTATATTATCTAGTGAATCTGCACGTCCTGTAATAAGGGTTTTAACAAGTAGAGAGCTTTCAGATGTTGTTGTTATATCTGTTCTAGAGGTTCCTAAAAATGTTAAAGTTAATGTACTTAAAACAGTAGAGGTTGAAGAGTAA
- the fliN gene encoding flagellar motor switch protein FliN gives MDVDDKNDVSEEKPEIKGVKLPDLIDSLPEGVDPSNFGLLMDVSMQVTVELGRTERKIKDILAMSEGTIITLDKLAGEPVDILVNGKIVAKGEVVVIDENFGVRITEIIKIKNE, from the coding sequence ATGGATGTAGATGATAAGAATGATGTTAGTGAAGAAAAACCTGAGATAAAGGGTGTTAAGCTTCCTGATTTGATTGATTCTTTGCCTGAAGGTGTTGATCCTAGTAATTTTGGTCTTTTAATGGATGTTTCTATGCAAGTTACAGTTGAACTTGGTAGGACTGAACGTAAAATAAAAGATATACTTGCTATGTCTGAAGGGACGATCATTACACTTGATAAACTTGCTGGTGAACCTGTAGATATTTTGGTAAATGGAAAAATAGTAGCTAAAGGAGAGGTTGTTGTAATTGATGAGAATTTTGGTGTCAGAATTACCGAAATAATTAAAATTAAAAATGAGTAG
- the fliP gene encoding flagellar type III secretion system pore protein FliP (The bacterial flagellar biogenesis protein FliP forms a type III secretion system (T3SS)-type pore required for flagellar assembly.) yields MNKKLSFLLLFGVVNFAFSQTKSLQPTTGLNFPFVDFLNSFGGGIVFPLQLLLILSIITLSPAFLVLMTSFLRIAIVLDFIRRALSLQQSPPNQVIMGLALFLTLFTMWPTFNIIYKDAYLPLRDSKINFNEFYDRGIAPLRNFMYKQMSNSRHEEIRLFMSISNYSKPNNFSEVPTHVLIASFILHELKVAFKMGILIFLPFIIIDIIVAAVLMAMGMIMLPPVIISLPFKLILFVMVDGWTLITSGLIKSFM; encoded by the coding sequence TTGAATAAAAAATTAAGTTTTTTGTTGTTATTTGGAGTTGTAAATTTTGCATTTTCTCAAACCAAGTCTTTACAACCTACTACTGGATTGAATTTTCCATTTGTTGATTTTTTAAATTCGTTTGGTGGTGGCATAGTTTTTCCTTTGCAACTTTTATTAATATTAAGCATCATAACGCTTTCTCCGGCTTTTTTGGTTTTAATGACTTCCTTTTTAAGAATAGCAATAGTATTGGATTTTATTAGAAGAGCATTATCACTTCAGCAATCACCACCTAATCAGGTAATAATGGGATTGGCTTTATTTTTAACTCTTTTTACTATGTGGCCAACTTTTAACATAATATATAAGGATGCATATTTACCTTTGAGAGATTCTAAAATAAATTTTAATGAATTTTATGATAGAGGAATTGCTCCACTTAGAAATTTTATGTATAAACAGATGTCTAATAGTAGGCATGAAGAGATTAGATTATTTATGAGTATTAGTAATTATTCTAAACCTAATAACTTTAGTGAAGTTCCAACACATGTTCTTATTGCATCTTTTATTTTACATGAACTAAAAGTTGCTTTTAAAATGGGCATTTTGATCTTTTTACCATTTATAATAATAGATATTATTGTAGCCGCAGTTTTAATGGCAATGGGTATGATAATGTTGCCACCCGTAATAATATCATTACCATTTAAGCTTATACTTTTTGTTATGGTGGATGGTTGGACTTTGATTACTAGTGGACTTATTAAAAGTTTTATGTGA
- the flhF gene encoding flagellar biosynthesis protein FlhF, translating into MVQYFTERGPTYNEVIETVKRKYGKNARVMTYKTISHGGIFGLFSRDWIEVSGYVRYDIGQQQINVEEEKRKILQSIKKEESSSIEDVIKEVKSLKNELAHKKEEINHPTILKIEDILRSNDFSESYIRDINNFIKKEFSLSDLDDYDKVKDSVIIYIAKTIKCSGSLIDNLKKRIFILVGPTGVGKTTTIAKLAAIYGINSDDKNLNIKIITIDNYRIGAKKQIQTYGDIMGIPVKAIESFKDLKEEITHSKDFDLVLIDTIGKSPKDFMKLAEMKELLNACGRDAEFHLAVSSTTKTSDIKEIFHQFSPFSYKTVIFTKLDETTCVGNLISLIHEMRKEVSYVTDGQIVPHNISIAEPLTFIKKINGYRISDDVEFIRKLKGKSYY; encoded by the coding sequence ATGGTTCAGTATTTTACAGAAAGAGGTCCTACTTATAATGAGGTTATAGAGACTGTTAAGAGAAAATATGGAAAAAATGCTAGAGTTATGACTTATAAGACAATATCTCATGGAGGAATATTTGGATTATTTAGTAGGGATTGGATTGAGGTTTCAGGTTATGTTAGGTATGACATTGGACAACAGCAAATAAATGTTGAGGAAGAAAAGCGTAAGATTCTTCAAAGTATTAAAAAAGAAGAGAGTTCTTCAATTGAAGATGTAATTAAGGAAGTTAAATCTCTTAAAAATGAACTTGCACATAAAAAGGAAGAAATTAATCATCCAACTATTTTAAAAATAGAAGATATTTTACGTAGTAATGATTTTTCTGAAAGTTATATTAGAGATATTAATAATTTTATTAAAAAGGAATTTAGTTTATCTGATCTTGATGATTATGATAAAGTTAAAGACAGTGTGATAATATATATTGCTAAAACTATTAAATGTTCAGGCTCTCTTATTGATAATCTTAAGAAAAGGATTTTTATTTTAGTTGGACCAACAGGTGTTGGGAAGACTACTACCATTGCAAAACTTGCAGCGATTTATGGTATTAATAGTGATGATAAGAATTTAAATATTAAGATTATTACTATTGATAACTATCGAATAGGTGCTAAAAAACAAATTCAGACATATGGTGATATTATGGGAATTCCTGTTAAAGCAATTGAATCTTTTAAAGATTTAAAGGAAGAGATTACACATTCAAAAGATTTTGATCTTGTTCTTATTGATACAATTGGTAAGAGTCCTAAGGATTTTATGAAACTTGCTGAGATGAAAGAACTTCTTAATGCTTGTGGTCGTGATGCTGAATTTCATTTGGCTGTAAGTTCTACGACAAAAACATCAGATATAAAAGAAATATTTCATCAGTTTTCTCCTTTTAGTTATAAGACTGTGATTTTTACAAAGCTTGATGAGACAACATGTGTTGGTAATTTGATAAGTTTAATTCATGAAATGAGAAAGGAAGTTTCTTATGTTACTGATGGGCAAATTGTTCCTCATAATATTAGTATTGCAGAACCGCTTACCTTCATTAAGAAAATAAATGGATATAGAATAAGTGATGATGTTGAATTTATTCGAAAGCTAAAAGGTAAATCTTATTATTAA
- a CDS encoding flagella biosynthesis regulatory protein FliZ has product MSRLVLFFTFIVFFAENLFSQDNESDLNITSKLENEVNLPIFDDNKVVLDNQDIQSISLFNVTDLFTLVLFFLFFVIFIFLFKKMILGYKKIKNNDVSTLIRELAFYEIDNKNSIRIVNVLGNVYVFLVSNSSSILLKEITSGEELENLEFQLNKINSRGNINSFRSIFNKILRNNKKDKPFIDDHDEYAELENDIETSLKSKQDRLKKF; this is encoded by the coding sequence ATGAGTAGGTTAGTTTTATTTTTCACTTTTATTGTATTTTTTGCAGAAAATTTATTTTCACAGGATAATGAGAGTGATTTAAATATTACTTCTAAATTAGAAAATGAAGTTAATTTGCCAATATTTGATGATAATAAGGTTGTTTTAGATAATCAGGATATACAAAGCATATCTCTTTTTAATGTTACAGATTTATTTACTTTGGTTTTATTTTTTCTTTTTTTTGTTATTTTTATATTTTTATTTAAGAAAATGATTTTAGGCTATAAAAAAATTAAAAATAATGATGTGTCGACTTTAATAAGAGAACTTGCTTTTTATGAGATAGATAATAAAAATTCTATAAGGATTGTTAATGTGTTAGGCAATGTTTATGTATTTTTAGTATCAAATAGTTCTTCTATTTTACTAAAGGAGATAACATCAGGTGAAGAGTTGGAGAATTTAGAATTTCAACTTAATAAGATTAATAGCCGTGGTAATATAAATTCATTTAGGTCAATTTTTAATAAAATATTACGCAATAATAAGAAAGATAAACCATTTATTGATGATCATGATGAATATGCAGAGTTGGAAAATGATATTGAGACTTCTTTGAAAAGTAAACAGGATAGATTAAAAAAGTTTTAG
- the fliR gene encoding flagellar biosynthetic protein FliR, translated as MNIDFLILKSFVVLPIFIRIFVFLRFSPFFSTIKMGYLNFFFALILSIIIVDKVNVVYPLNNLTAFVLILLGEAILGLIQAFFVSIIFNVFHLLGFFFSNQMGLAYANIFDVFAEEDNLVISQIFTYLFLIVFLSNDFLFRFLVIGVYDSVLNVRVENMVNIKNYEFIKLVFYSFAILFEKSLIMSLPILGVLLLLYLILGIISKTSPQINLLMISFAISLGLGLIILYITFPSFVISVKRVIELSLESMRNALNLFSETLR; from the coding sequence ATGAATATAGATTTTTTGATTTTGAAATCTTTTGTGGTTTTACCTATTTTTATTAGGATTTTTGTTTTTTTAAGATTTTCGCCTTTTTTTTCAACTATTAAAATGGGTTATTTAAATTTTTTCTTTGCATTGATTTTGTCCATTATTATTGTAGATAAGGTAAATGTTGTTTATCCTTTGAATAATTTGACAGCATTTGTATTAATATTGCTAGGAGAGGCTATTTTAGGACTTATTCAAGCTTTTTTTGTAAGTATTATTTTTAATGTGTTTCATTTACTTGGTTTTTTTTTCTCAAATCAGATGGGACTTGCTTATGCAAATATTTTTGATGTTTTTGCAGAAGAGGATAATTTGGTAATATCTCAAATATTTACTTATCTTTTTTTGATTGTGTTTTTATCTAATGATTTTTTATTTCGTTTTTTAGTTATTGGGGTTTATGATTCTGTCTTAAATGTTAGAGTTGAGAACATGGTTAATATAAAGAATTATGAATTTATAAAGTTAGTATTTTATTCTTTTGCTATTCTTTTTGAAAAATCTTTAATAATGTCGCTTCCAATATTAGGAGTTCTTTTACTTTTATATTTAATTTTAGGTATAATTTCCAAAACATCTCCTCAAATTAATTTATTAATGATTAGTTTTGCGATTTCTTTGGGATTGGGATTAATTATTTTATATATTACTTTTCCAAGTTTTGTAATATCTGTTAAAAGAGTAATTGAACTTAGCTTAGAATCTATGCGTAATGCATTGAATTTATTTTCTGAGACTTTAAGATGA
- a CDS encoding DUF6115 domain-containing protein, giving the protein MFVVFCFILIIFTFIYFHVYISLKIKSNSILKKFKSEVDKTIIEINQATDRNISIIEIKIESLNRIIKEVDERIEILDQRLLGFNAHSISMVNNNFGIKSDSGSYKSNLDYSIPTIEKNIIKEGYNIRQQVISLYEQGMSLEVISKKLKLDLGEIELIISIHRGI; this is encoded by the coding sequence ATGTTTGTTGTTTTTTGTTTCATTTTGATTATATTTACTTTTATATATTTTCATGTATATATTAGTTTAAAAATAAAATCTAATAGCATACTTAAAAAATTTAAGAGTGAAGTGGATAAAACTATTATTGAGATTAATCAAGCTACTGATAGAAATATCAGTATTATTGAAATTAAAATTGAAAGTTTAAATAGGATTATTAAAGAGGTTGATGAGAGAATAGAAATACTTGATCAAAGATTATTAGGATTTAATGCCCATTCAATTTCAATGGTAAATAATAATTTTGGGATTAAAAGTGATAGTGGTTCTTATAAGAGTAATTTAGATTATTCGATACCTACTATTGAGAAAAATATAATAAAAGAGGGATATAATATTCGTCAACAAGTTATTTCACTCTATGAACAGGGAATGTCTTTAGAAGTTATTTCTAAAAAATTAAAATTAGATTTGGGTGAAATTGAATTAATTATTTCAATTCATAGGGGTATTTGA
- a CDS encoding FapA family protein, whose protein sequence is MTDIGDFAGLREKIRRYLERENKVRLIEIEADTLEEALNDASLELSVPYKDLDYEILVRGNSGIFGYGEKKWRIVAYKNSYSKFGVLDVLSSQGESEESISLDGKFFIRRSAKGVFLKVTPAQGGGNVVTFKDVMDKFASYSNIKNLDKNFVRTIVENASGEYERVSDFEAELAESVTMMVHISEDAMSVTIEFTTPGPNGAEVLEKDICNILKKYGVVDKALLHNKIKEFVDYPFYGESIEMAKGVNSVKGRDAYVNFVVKSKYSSEYGAVGNEFRNVNKGDELAEIVPLSRGIDGYTVFGKVLKAESGRELDLVLGENTLREGNKILAGCDGYIFIENGVIAVHDVYVIDGDVGPATGNIVNNGMVLIKGSILDGYNVMAKSGIEVNGLVGRCNLSTDGSIILRSGANGKGGSEIYAKKSIKSKFLENVDVRCEGNIEVVRGIVNSFVSCTKKVLCIGKKSKIVGSDIHAREEVRAYSIGSEGNAETSVCVGCDPEIKSLLSKFNEYLVKIEKRLEVLTKDISALKKNIQITVDKAEKSLKIDSCNELINERDILILEIKMVKDKQESLQRALENSKIAGKIFVEYIAYAGVKLYIKDAYYELPRDYHNITFVEDDGIIKMVAYVPFESK, encoded by the coding sequence ATGACTGATATTGGTGATTTTGCTGGTTTAAGAGAAAAAATAAGACGATATTTAGAGAGAGAAAATAAGGTTCGTTTAATAGAAATAGAAGCGGATACTCTTGAAGAGGCTTTAAATGATGCTTCTTTGGAACTTTCAGTTCCATATAAAGATTTGGATTATGAAATTTTAGTACGTGGAAATAGTGGGATATTTGGATATGGTGAGAAAAAATGGAGAATAGTTGCTTATAAAAATTCTTATTCAAAATTTGGAGTTCTTGATGTTTTAAGTTCACAAGGCGAATCTGAAGAGAGTATTTCTTTGGATGGAAAGTTTTTTATAAGAAGAAGTGCCAAGGGAGTATTTTTAAAAGTGACTCCTGCTCAAGGAGGAGGAAATGTTGTTACTTTTAAGGATGTAATGGATAAATTTGCATCGTATAGTAATATTAAAAATTTGGATAAGAATTTTGTTAGAACAATAGTTGAAAATGCTAGTGGTGAATATGAACGTGTTTCTGATTTTGAGGCTGAACTTGCAGAGAGTGTAACTATGATGGTTCATATATCAGAAGACGCAATGTCAGTAACTATTGAATTTACTACTCCTGGACCTAATGGTGCTGAAGTTTTAGAAAAAGATATTTGTAATATTCTTAAAAAATATGGAGTAGTAGATAAAGCATTGCTTCACAATAAAATAAAAGAATTTGTGGACTATCCATTTTATGGTGAATCAATTGAGATGGCAAAGGGAGTTAATTCTGTTAAGGGAAGGGATGCTTATGTTAATTTTGTTGTAAAGAGTAAGTATTCATCTGAATATGGTGCTGTAGGTAATGAATTTAGGAATGTTAATAAGGGAGATGAGCTTGCAGAAATTGTCCCTTTGTCAAGAGGGATTGATGGATATACTGTTTTTGGAAAAGTATTAAAGGCAGAGAGTGGTAGGGAATTGGATTTGGTTTTGGGAGAGAATACTTTACGGGAAGGAAATAAAATCCTTGCAGGATGTGATGGATATATATTTATTGAGAATGGTGTTATTGCTGTACATGATGTTTATGTTATTGATGGTGATGTTGGTCCTGCTACTGGTAATATAGTGAATAATGGTATGGTATTAATTAAGGGAAGTATTTTGGATGGATATAATGTGATGGCTAAGAGTGGAATAGAGGTTAATGGACTTGTTGGTAGATGTAATTTGAGTACAGATGGCTCTATTATTCTTCGTAGTGGAGCTAATGGTAAGGGTGGTTCGGAGATTTATGCTAAGAAATCTATTAAATCTAAATTTTTAGAAAATGTTGATGTACGATGTGAAGGTAATATTGAAGTTGTAAGGGGAATTGTTAATTCTTTTGTTTCTTGTACAAAGAAAGTACTCTGTATTGGGAAAAAATCTAAAATAGTTGGTTCTGATATTCATGCAAGAGAGGAAGTTAGAGCGTATTCTATTGGATCTGAGGGTAATGCTGAGACTTCTGTTTGTGTTGGTTGTGATCCTGAAATAAAATCTTTATTATCTAAATTTAATGAGTATCTTGTCAAAATAGAGAAACGTCTTGAGGTTTTAACAAAAGATATTTCTGCTTTAAAGAAAAATATTCAGATTACTGTTGATAAAGCCGAAAAGTCTTTAAAAATTGATAGTTGTAATGAACTTATTAATGAGAGAGATATTTTAATTTTAGAAATAAAAATGGTAAAAGATAAACAAGAAAGTTTACAAAGAGCACTTGAAAATAGTAAGATTGCTGGCAAAATTTTTGTTGAATACATAGCTTATGCTGGAGTTAAGTTGTATATTAAAGATGCTTATTATGAGCTTCCAAGGGATTATCATAATATTACTTTTGTAGAGGATGACGGTATTATTAAAATGGTAGCTTATGTTCCTTTTGAATCTAAATAG
- a CDS encoding MinD/ParA family protein — protein sequence MEDQAQSLRDIMRLNNKSSFVIDDKIQNNKTRFISVTSGKGGVGKSNIAVGLALKYAHLGKKVLIFDADIGMANINILLGVIPKYNIYHMIVQGRCIKDVITKTEYNIDLLAGASGTTELLDLSETEMNQFIKELLKVYEYDIVIIDTSAGISRQVISFLFSSDDVVIVTTPEPTSITDAYGIIKVLSHRMENLKNLRLVVNRVANVSEGKIVAKKVIDISSQFLNLNIDYLGYVYEDQNIKNSVFKQRPFILLNPNSKASYCLDSIVAALEEITLDNKKRRGVIGFISKFFGME from the coding sequence ATGGAAGATCAGGCTCAAAGTTTACGTGATATTATGAGATTAAATAATAAGTCTAGCTTTGTTATTGATGATAAAATACAAAATAATAAAACAAGATTTATTTCTGTTACCAGTGGTAAAGGTGGTGTTGGGAAAAGTAATATTGCTGTGGGGCTTGCTCTTAAATATGCACATCTTGGTAAAAAAGTTTTGATTTTTGATGCAGATATTGGTATGGCTAATATTAATATTTTACTTGGAGTGATTCCAAAGTACAATATTTATCATATGATTGTGCAAGGTCGATGTATTAAAGACGTAATTACTAAGACAGAATATAATATTGATCTCTTAGCTGGTGCTTCTGGAACAACAGAACTTTTGGACTTATCAGAAACCGAAATGAACCAGTTTATAAAAGAATTATTAAAAGTTTATGAATATGATATAGTGATAATAGATACCAGTGCTGGAATTTCAAGACAGGTTATTTCGTTTTTATTCTCTAGCGATGATGTGGTTATTGTAACAACGCCAGAACCTACCTCCATAACTGATGCTTATGGTATCATTAAGGTTTTGTCTCATAGGATGGAAAATTTAAAGAATTTAAGACTGGTTGTAAATAGAGTTGCTAATGTTAGTGAAGGGAAAATAGTGGCTAAGAAAGTTATTGATATATCGAGTCAGTTTTTGAATTTGAATATTGATTATTTAGGTTATGTTTATGAGGATCAAAATATTAAAAATTCTGTTTTTAAGCAGAGACCTTTTATTTTATTGAATCCTAATAGTAAAGCTAGTTATTGTCTTGATTCTATTGTTGCTGCTCTTGAGGAGATTACTCTTGATAATAAAAAAAGAAGAGGTGTGATAGGTTTTATATCTAAATTTTTTGGCATGGAATAG
- the fliQ gene encoding flagellar biosynthesis protein FliQ, with protein MTTGQIIYLIKMSIENIIILSAPMLITALIVGLLVSIFQAVTSIQDQTLSFIPKIIIILLVLVIFGPWILKKLMQFTFLVFNQIQNM; from the coding sequence GTGACAACTGGACAAATTATTTATTTGATTAAAATGTCTATTGAAAATATTATTATTCTCTCAGCTCCAATGTTAATTACAGCTCTTATAGTTGGTCTTTTAGTTTCAATTTTTCAGGCTGTTACTTCGATTCAAGATCAAACACTTAGTTTTATTCCCAAAATTATTATAATACTCTTAGTTCTTGTGATATTTGGACCTTGGATTTTAAAGAAGCTTATGCAATTTACGTTTTTAGTTTTTAATCAGATACAAAATATGTAA
- the flhB gene encoding flagellar biosynthesis protein FlhB, translated as MNTRDEFLNKSWYIPLNFFASEDEGRTEVPTEQRKQKARREGQVLKSIEINSSISLFILFAVFFFMLSYFAQELMDIFKWQASKLPEVMSISIYSLSFAYIRPMFRYVSIFFIVSFIVGFLVNIMQVGFVITLKPIAPKWDRINPNFSKWMKNSFGSVDAFFNLFKSLLKIAIISFIYYIMLKSNIGKISKMPEYSLEGGISVILSLAYRICFFSVMVLMGLSVLDYLFQRARYIENLKMTKEEIKQERKEMEGDPLLRSRMRERMREILNVNLRVAVPQADVVITNPEHFAVAIKWDSNTMLAPKVLAKGQDEIAFVIKQIARENNVSIVENKPLARELYANVDINEEIPREYWEIVSKILVKVYSIAKKFN; from the coding sequence ATGAATACTAGAGATGAATTTTTAAATAAAAGTTGGTATATACCTCTTAATTTTTTTGCATCAGAGGATGAGGGCAGAACTGAAGTTCCTACTGAGCAAAGAAAACAAAAAGCAAGAAGAGAAGGTCAAGTGTTAAAATCAATAGAAATTAATTCATCTATTTCTCTTTTTATATTGTTTGCTGTATTTTTTTTTATGTTATCTTATTTTGCTCAAGAATTAATGGATATTTTTAAATGGCAGGCTAGTAAGTTACCAGAAGTAATGTCAATTAGTATTTATTCATTAAGTTTTGCGTATATTAGGCCTATGTTTAGATATGTAAGTATATTTTTTATAGTGTCTTTTATAGTTGGATTTTTAGTTAATATTATGCAAGTTGGCTTTGTCATAACTCTTAAGCCTATAGCGCCTAAATGGGATAGAATCAACCCAAATTTTTCAAAATGGATGAAAAATTCTTTTGGTTCAGTTGATGCCTTTTTTAATTTGTTTAAAAGTTTATTGAAAATTGCTATAATATCTTTTATATATTATATTATGCTGAAAAGCAATATAGGTAAAATTTCAAAAATGCCTGAGTATAGCCTTGAAGGCGGTATTTCTGTAATATTAAGTCTTGCTTATAGAATATGTTTTTTTTCAGTGATGGTATTGATGGGTCTTAGTGTACTAGATTATCTTTTTCAAAGAGCTCGTTATATTGAGAATTTGAAAATGACAAAAGAAGAAATCAAGCAAGAGCGAAAGGAAATGGAAGGAGATCCTCTGCTTCGTTCTAGAATGCGGGAGCGAATGCGAGAAATTTTAAATGTTAATTTGAGGGTAGCAGTTCCTCAAGCAGATGTGGTAATTACAAATCCAGAGCATTTTGCTGTTGCTATTAAATGGGATAGCAATACTATGTTAGCACCTAAAGTACTTGCAAAGGGGCAAGATGAAATTGCATTTGTAATTAAACAAATTGCAAGAGAAAACAATGTTTCTATAGTGGAAAATAAGCCACTTGCAAGGGAGCTTTATGCTAATGTTGATATTAATGAAGAGATTCCAAGGGAATATTGGGAAATTGTTTCTAAAATTCTTGTGAAGGTATATTCTATTGCTAAAAAATTTAATTAG